The DNA sequence ATCTCAAGGATCCAATAGATAGTATGAGAcagttccccccccccccccccaaaaaaaaaaaaaaacacaaacccCTTCTTTTTAGTGACATATTTTCATTTCTAACATGCATAAAAGATTTCCGCTAAAAATTGTAAAAAaggaaaaagggggggggggggggatgtgttaaaagaaataaagatgAACATATTCcaataaaagcaaaaaaaatagcaaaagatATTCTAACTGTGGGCAGAGATTCCAACTTATAACCTCTAAATTCAAAGAGGTAAAGTATATAATTGACACTAAAAGACAGGGGAATATACATAGAAATGAAAAATCTAGTTAACAGCCTTCAAAAGAAGAATAATCCAGTTCCTAATCTCACTCAGCATCAAGGAAGTGATCAAGATAAAACGATAAAAATCCCCTCAGCACAACCCCTGGACTTACCAAACACATGCACTCCATACAAGGGAATAAAGTTTACACTATTCTTTACATTtggtaattatataaatatatatagatataacaaTAGATAAACACACAAAggatatcatatcttttcttaactGAGGATAAATACGTCATAAACAACTACAAAGAGGACTAATGTTCTACAAATAAACTATCTTTAGTTGAAATAATTAAGTAGAGCATATTATAAAAAGGAGTATAAACACACAGAACTTTCATTTCATCTGAAAGAGGGTGCACAAACACTTCAAACTTAAACCTTACTTTTGACAACAGCTCCTGACTCTCAGGAGGCTGTTTGCTTAAACTTTGAGGCAATATAACTGTAAGCAACTCTGGTTTCTCAGCCCGTAAAGCACCTCGAATAACAGCTGCATTAGTCCCAGATGCTCCAGATGTAAATATGTGATTTTTCTGCAAGCAAAAATTTTTACATAAACAAAGGCACAAGCAGTTGTTAGACAAAGACACAGGAATGAATACTGAGAAATCCTAATCAGAATAGTGTTATCTACAATATTTTAAGATAATCTTGATTGATGATACAGGTTACAACATCTTACCGTTATAACCATAGCATAGCTAAGAATCTCAATTAATTCCTGGTGCATGAATCCCATGTTCCGTGTtccaaaaaagccaatagctctagGTCCTTGCTGTTGAATGGCCAGTAACTCCTGTAAAATATCAAACTTTATTTAATGATATTGTGTAACTTACTATCAAGAAGACAACTCATGTTATTTTCAGGTTACAATAATAACTAGATTAAGATTATTTTTAgccatgtaaaaaaaataattaaaaagtgcCTGTAATACTACTTCATTAAAGAACATatactatttattaaaaataatgataGCAAAAAAGACTTGGTTATAACTACAGAAAATTCAAGTATTTAATTTCTATCCAATGCCAATATAACACCTCCTTAGAGTATTGACCCAATAATACGTTTCCGAATTCCGACTACTTAGAAACTCATTAACTTTTTTATTGACGACCAATTCAATgatgtgtcaatacaaacattAGAGGATCAGTAAAATTTATACAAGTTTTGCAGCTGAATGGTTACAAACCTGGAGATAATCAACATCAGGAACAGGCTTGAACTCAGATACCATAACTGACCCTGATCCTTCGACAACGGATTGAGCCTGAGTGGGAATTTGTTTGCCTAGTTCATCGTCAGAACCATATAAGCCTAACACGTCATCGAATTCGTAACCTGGCTCTTGATCCCTCTTCATGTGTCCATAAAGCCACTATACCAGTACACAAAAACAGAGTCCCTGGTAGTAAAAATTCGTGAAAAAATAACTGCCTGCTGATGCAAGATCCACAAACCAATCCTACACACACTACCCAAACGAAAGCATACTTTTCCATTACATAAAATATGATAACGCTAGACTTCACTGTTATATCTTATTAGGCAATACTCTAGGTAGCAGCTTTGAATACGTACATGGAATTATCATTCTAAAACTGTTCAGAACATAATTAAGCAATtggaataaaattcaaaaaccaaggagttcagagagagagagagagagataccgTCCGTCTAGAAGGAAATGGTTTGGGAGCGGCGGTGTTCCAGTGAGCGAGGCGGCtgtggtggtgagagagagagaagtaaAAGAAggcattgaaattaaaattagggtTTGGCTTGGGTTTGTAGGAATAATAGCAATGTGGGGAGAGATAAGAGGAAGTGATGATGGTATTGGTGGAAGGACTTAGAGACATAATTGCGTTCATCTCTTCTCCCAATTTCTCCCTCCCTCCCTTCCTTTTTTCTTCACGATACAATACAATTCAATTATCTCTACACCTTTTCCTTCTCACTGTAAGAGCTTCGGATTTCAGCGCTTCGCACGGACGGAGTGGGATCCacctttccttcttttttttggtTAATCGAAAGAATAAGGGCTTGATTCGAGCTACTTTccgagaaaaacataaaataaaattcttattttaccttttttttttaacatatccTAAGATTGCGTTAGAAATTAGAATATATAGATTTGCAATAAAGTGTTTAATGtcctctaaaataatatatttcaatCATTTTCATAGAATAAAGATGATACGAAGAAAGTTCAAATACTTTAACCCGAAGGTTTGATTCTCGTATTGGATATGAAAAAAACTTTAAAATGTTAGACTAATAAAGTagcaataaattaatcataataCACGATGGCAGTGAAATGATAGATACCATATTATGGACAGAAAAGACTAAATTATATCATAATgcataaaaagataaatctattTGACAAATTTACACAAAGGGGGATGAACATTTTGTAAGAAAACTTCTCCATGTTTCATTTCCATGGGGAATAAGCCCTCTCAAGTGTAGTCACATTGGATGAACTCATCAGTCACGTTCCTTCCAAGCCCAAATTGCTCAAAATCCGAAGGCTACTTATTTTGTTGAAAATCTCATGTTCATCTGAATTTCAGACTTAGCCCTGTATCTAACAGGGCTAGAATATAACTCAATTGTAAAGACCAAGTAAAAAAGATGGTGACACTTATAGTTTTCTGGACCCTTTACACGTATGAAGAaaggttttttttccttttttttaatcgGATCACGAACTTGCAAATCTACATGTGCAACAGTAGCAAGGCTTTCCACCAGTAGCATAATAAATTACGAATTAGTCGTTGACAGTTAGAAAATAccgtaaaaaaccaaaaaattaataactaatttcaGCATCGTCTCCATCTGAGAATATTAAGCTTGAAAATTACAAATCAGAACATTATTTTACAAAATGTGTACAGTTGAAAACTCTGGTCTTCACATAAACCAGTCAAAATAGTTGATCAATCTCACTTTTTCATGATGATGTGTCAAGGTACAACGACACGTCGACACCATGGAGTTATCAATAACAAgtacctttcttttttttcttttccatgagATGAATAGAAATACATCAGCAAACTATTAAATATCCCATCTCTTCTTAACCCGAAACATTAAAACTGAAGATTTTATGTCGTCTTGTGGCACTTGAAGCATGAATTGAACTTTCATCTTCATGGGGGCTGCTTTGGCTTTCCCACCTTCATCTCCGACCTGAATGGAACGAATCAAGTCACTATACATAGTACAGGCACTTAAGACCATCCATACCGCTATGTACTTATGTGGCTGTCCATTTGCTCTAATTGCACACACCACTTCATGTTTTACAGCTGCACTTTTGAATTGCCTTCTTACTTGAATGTTATtagtattttataatatttttttccatttctgtttgctTATACATATGACTGCTTACACCATAACATTTTTTCAGGACCAAAACACAATTTTACaaacacaattaaaaaaattttcacggACAACAAACTTATTTAACCCagtattttaacattttattatgTGAAAATAATGCATATCACTTGCAACACagtaacacacacacagagagaatATACTATTAAGGATATCAAGCATGAGTTCAATAATTGCAAGATGAGAAACATACCCAAAGAGATGCCCAGCCAAGACGAACCTCTGAATCATAACcagttttgaatttgaagtctTTACCATAGGTGCGCTTGTAGACAGCACTCCAATAGTTGGAATCACAATTGTACCAATAACTAtacataaagtatttaaaataaaagcCACATTAGCATAGGAAgacttttaacttttcatatacaAAGTTGGTAATATATTGCATATTTTATAGCAGAATTTTTTTCAGTTATCTTGTTCTAAGTTTAACAATGGCTGTGATTTCAGGACAACTTACAATACAACTTGTACCCCAAGGggggaaaaaaacaaaaagaaaattgagGGAGTATTCAATCAGTCAACCTGAATACTGAATCATGCCCAGTAGCAAGCTCATATTTTCCCCTTACAGTCTTTAATAGCATAGATAAGTATTTATTCCACAATCTCATGCTGAATATTTAAAATAAGGTAATAAGGTTGCATCATGCTAACTAACTCAAAATTACTTCCCAAAcattttaaaagccaaatttcaaaACCATTCAGATTACTGCCAGGAAGGATGCAACAACAGCAAAGAAatcataaaagtttttttttgtttatcgaTCAAACGCCATTCTATTGTTCTGTTGTAAATCATGTCTACAAACAAAACAGTTAATCCTAAGACCTTTCCAATGGTTTTACACTTTTGCCTATATTTTACTTGCGGTCCCTGTGCTTCTAACTGTTGGCGATCCTCTATCTTTTTTACTCTCTTTACGAAATCTTCAGCAAATGTTCTTCATATATGACCAAAAACCATCTAAAAGAATATTTATAccatattttctataaaaagaaaaacaatttatttaaaataagagaAGAATAATAGTGGAGGACAACTGGACAACAGACCACAGTACAAGAAGTTAGAATATACAAAGTATAATTCAAATGAGCAACGCTTCCCAATCCTTAGTATACCTTTTTTTGCATTCATCTAATGCAATATTCTCATATATGCAGAGCATTAAATTCATACAAAGTATAATTCAAATGAGCAACACTTTCCAATCCCCTAGTATACTTTTTTTTCCATTCATCTAATGCAATATTCTCATGTATGCAGAACATTAAATTCATTCTCTTAGCGTTTTACAACCTAATGAATCTCATTGAACATCCAAGCAGCTACATCATTGAAACTATGCCTATATTGTACATTGTTGCAAATCAGAACATCAATGGTCCTAACTCttacaatttaatttattttgaaaaaaaaaaataaagttgaatGGTATGTTGCGCAATTGACAACCAATATAAAATTGTCTTtccaataaatttatattattcaatggGTTATGATGTATTATATCAACATTCAAGTGCCACCACTCCAGTTTCGTTATTCAGTAGCATGTGAATACTTGAAAAATGAACACAATCAATATTCAAAACCCTAAACAAATAACATCTTTTGCCTCCCGATGTTGCCAAAATTTTATCCCTTGGTATGGTATAGATCAAAGAAAATAAGCATGCTAGTCAAGAACAGGTCGTATGGCAATGACTGTAAACTAGTAATACCACCATTAGCATTATTATTGTTTAAAAACACTTTGACATCAATGAGTGAGGGAGAGAACAGTGGACATATATATGGTGGAGTCTTAAGAGGCTGTTCTAACCTTAACTTGTCGGAAGGAGTAAGCCTACGCTTAAAGGCAAAAGACAGAGCATTTGAAGGGACAGATAATGTGGGAATAAAAGACATTTCATCATCCTGCATTTATTTGTAACATTCAACACTAAGTTAGACAAAGCATCAAATGATCAAATCATCAAATAACAAGGAGGGGCAAAATAAAACGGCAAATAATGTATACAGAAAACACAAGAAGAAGATTACAGTCAATATCCCAAGAAAATGTTTGGGAAGGTGATGAAATAGCAACAGAAGGAcaataccaaaaaaaataaataaaagaaaagcatcaCTGCTGCTACCAAATAAATCACCTTATAGCAATATCTCAATTTCAATTCTTCATCCTTATACTGAGCAGTGCCAACTCCATCAAAAAACTGACCCTTGAGAATCCCACTCACTGACAACAAATTCTTGGCTTCCTCTTCCTCTGTCTCCTTCTCCTGTAGCGAAACTTCACCTACAGGAAATCTAAGGGTTGCTTTTGGCTGCAAAAGTCAAAGCTGCTATTTATTACTCACCttgatacaaaaataaataaataaaaatatgcaaataaataaatcatacCAATCCAACAGATGGAACGGGAGTGGACAATTCAAGCGCATAGCCAGGATCAGCGAGGTTTGCAAGCATTGTAACCTCTCCTTGTTGAGCCTTAATTAGGGCACAAAAGTGAGAACAAAGAGGAATATGGAGAAATCAGATTGAGATTGAGAGAGAGATGACCTTGACATCGTGAGCAGCTTTGACATGCAATCTGGGACCAACATCGAAGGAACTCTTAACAAGAGCATTCTGGTCTTCGAGGTCATAGTGGAGACTAAGGTGCTTGGACACGAAGCTGAGTTGAGGCTCGGAGATTTCACCTTTGCTGTTATTGTGGAATTGGAACTTGAACTTGGCAAGTGTGTCcaacaacttgcaagaaattTTATGGAAGAAGATTGCACTGTCACTGTCGAACTCAGTAGTCACTCTTAGGGTCGGCCTCCTTGGAAATGAGAAGATTGGCTGCGGATGGCTTTGGCTTGACGGCAGTGACTGCGGCGGAGGATCAACCGCCGGTGTGGGTGGAACCATGTGATTAGGGTTTGTTTCCATTTCTACCAATCAATGCTTCCCGTTATCTGTCTCGTCTGGTGTGGCTccaatttttatgtttaatttgtcGATCGTCGATACAATCCacctttctttttactaactctgGTAAAAgaccaaaagaaaagaaaagtccaCCAATtcaaacattaattaattaatcactcAATAAGAAAATAACAATTCAGTTGTGATGGGTCggattaaatattttgttacaaaaatgggctTTGGCGGAAGGTAAAGGAAGTGGGTTAAAGAGTGTGTTGATACAGTATTTATGTCCTGGTAAATGACTCATCATCTAAATTATTTAAGATGGAGAAGAGTTTGAAATAAAATGATTCActttctccgttttttttttttttttgttctagtgGTTGATGTTTTGCATAGAATGATAGGAAAGGCAGTCAGGAACAGACATATTGTGTCGTTGTTAGTTGGTAAGGACAATATAAAGCTGTCACACCTCCAGTTCGCAGATAACACTATATTGTTCTGTTCATCAGAAGAGAATACCATCAGAAACTATGCCAGGCTGCTAAGGTGCTTTGAGGTGATGTCAGGGTTAAtcattaactttgataaatcaAGTTTAATCCCAATCAACTGTGAACAGCATTGGACGTACAACATGTGCAACTTGTTGGGGTGCAAGGAGGCCTGCCTCCCAATCAGATATCTTGGCATTCCTTTAGGAGCGAACCCAAGACTGGTCAAGACCTGGAAACCAATAATTGACAAGGTAGAGGAGAAGTTCAGCTTGTGGAAAGCAAAGGTCCTCAATAAAACGGGTAAGATGGTCCTTATTAAATCCGTGTTAAATAGCTTGTCGGTGTACTACTTGAGTAtgtataagatgccaaaggcAGTGACAAAAAAGTTGATATCGCTACAGAGAAGATTCCTGTGGAGCAAGGAGGAAGGCAGGAATGGTTTGGCGCTAGTTAAGTGGGAGGTGGTTCAAGTCCCTAAAAAATTGGGTGGATTGGGGATAGTGATGCCGTGGTCAGAAACACTGCACTactatttaagtggtggtggcgtttTTCAAAAGAAGAATGTCCATTATGGAAGAAGGTTATGTGCTCTTGCTATATTTTAAATCCCAGTGTGATGTTATCAGCTTAAACATTACCTACTAGAGGGGTCCATGGAAGAATATCTGTCAACTGCAGTTCAAGGATAGTGCTGTGAAAGATAAGATGATTGCGGGGCTGTCTATGGAGGTGAGTGACGAAAGAATGACTCGATTTTGGAAAGATGTCTGGTTAAAAAGTGGTCCGTTAAAAGGTCAGTCATAGgggattgtggattttgggatgggttagagtaaATCTAAAATTTTCAGTGGAGGAGAGATTTATACCAATGGGAGTTGGATTTAGTGGTTCAATTGCATAAGACTTTAAGACCTGTAAAGCTGGCACATGATAAGCAGGACGGAATTTTTTGGAAGTTTGACAAAGAAGGTatattttcaactaactctttggtGCAGGTAGTACAATCAGAATCTCTCTCGAAGGACATAACCAGCTACAGTTTTACAAGAACCTTATGGAAAGGTTTGGTGCCGCCACGAGTGaagttatttatttagtttactcTGATAGAAAGAGTGAATACTAAAGAAAGACTGCTTAGATTGGGAATTATTAGTCAAGGTGATAACATGTACGTTTTGTGTAATAAAGAAGTTGAATATATTCATCATTTGTTCCTGGGCTGTGAGTTTACTTGACAGGTGTGGTGTCAATGGCTATCTGAATTAAGGAGATCATGGATTATTCTGAGCTCATTAAAAGaacactttgagagttggacaGGTGTTGCTAACATGAAGGTAAAGCGTAACAAGTGGATTATGTGCTTCTTTACGATTATTTAGAACATTTGGTTAGAGAGGAACGGACAGATTTTTAATAACAAGGAAAGGAGTGCAGAGGAGGTATTTCAGAAATCTTTAAACAGTGTTAGAGAATAGAATAGTTTAGAtcctttttgttgttgatggctatgtcgAAAATGACATTAAAAAACTTTTGTCTGACTTGTTCATGTCGTAGTGTCCGTTTGTTTGTTGCTCcactttattgtgttgagctctcttgttcaaaaaaaaaacaattcagTTGTGATAGCATGATTGTTTATATGGCCTTGTGTTTGTTTCgtcaatttttttgaatttttttaaaagttttttttaatttaaaaaaaataaaataattttatgtttaaatataatcatataaaaatatttttttatttattacataaaaaatatttttttaaaaaaaatcttttaaaaataaatataaactataacttctcaaaaaacatatttttatttttttaatacttttattttattattaaaaatttactaaatatattaaaaaaatttcattaaaaaatatattttttatcaatttaataacaTCTAAATAAATACTATATAGATTTTTTTGGAAGAGGCTTTTTTCTTCTTATGGAAGATGacttcttttaaattaatttttcaaaaaataatttacttttgaatgtaaattaattctttttcaaatttatattttgatgtatattaaaatgatttattttatttttaaacattcttttatatgtgataaaaaaatcctttttaaaaagtaaaaatataatttctaacgtttttcttaataattctactttaaattacaagaaaaatattagaactagaatttagaatttttgttcaacaattagttaataatatctaaaatatgagttaaaaatatgttattagattattcaattcaaaaaatatgattataattaacaatattaattaaaataataaattctgctgattattgaatttttttgtgCAATAATAAATTCTCAAGCACAACAAAAAAGTTGGAgaagatataaatttttaaatttttttagaacaaCTCAAATAAAGtccataataatataatattatgaaATATGAATATTTTGTTGAGTTATTATATTTATACTTTATAAGTCAGATACATATGATATTTATGTGATACACATTTATTCTATgtacattttattttaataaaaaaatataaatactttttttGACACTCAAATTACGTAAGatgttttatataattaaaaaaagttaattaaattatttttttatattttatatatattacatgtcttttgtctaaaaaaattaaaattaatatgtgTGTATATCTTGtattatattgtattttgtgtGTATGTCATGTTTTTGCGACGTAGCCATAATCTATAAGGCTCCATTTAGTTTTTGTGTGTACTTAAACATAGGTTAGTTTGGGTAAAtttcttaaataagttcttttgaaaaaagaacttaaaatataaggacttttattaataacaacttttaaataagttattttgtgtttggaaagTTATTATAGAAGTCATTGTTTTAAAGTTGTGCATTAAATAGAAGtgataaaatagtttttgaaaatatgaaaagtCACATTTTTtagcttcttcaaaaactcttaaataactttttaaaaagttaaaagcttatctaaaaaattgtaccaaacactattaatgtaactttttataagtcaaaaattaaaaaagtagcTTTTTAGTGTTTTCCAAACGAACCCGTAGACATTAAGATATAGATACTTGAGatatagatataaaatatttatgtttatgtatgaTGTTTGGATATAATAGACATGACAGTAGTATAGTGTTTAATATTATGTTTGgttaataaaacacaaaaacactacataattaaaatgattattttatctttctaatttaaattgaaaattcaatcattctttaaaaaaaaaaagaccagaGAGAGGCAAAGACCCCGAATTGAATCGAGGGTTTCTCCCCCTCACCTCAAGCCCCAAAaaatctcccttctctctagttGGCCTCTTCCTTCTTCGTTATTCTGTACTGTCCTCTCTGCGATCTTCTTCTGTGcggtgttcttcttcttcttcattgttgGTCTTAATTATTG is a window from the Arachis hypogaea cultivar Tifrunner chromosome 1, arahy.Tifrunner.gnm2.J5K5, whole genome shotgun sequence genome containing:
- the LOC112707001 gene encoding outer envelope pore protein 37, chloroplastic; this translates as METNPNHMVPPTPAVDPPPQSLPSSQSHPQPIFSFPRRPTLRVTTEFDSDSAIFFHKISCKLLDTLAKFKFQFHNNSKGEISEPQLSFVSKHLSLHYDLEDQNALVKSSFDVGPRLHVKAAHDVKAQQGEVTMLANLADPGYALELSTPVPSVGLPKATLRFPVGEVSLQEKETEEEEAKNLLSVSGILKGQFFDGVGTAQYKDEELKLRYCYKDDEMSFIPTLSVPSNALSFAFKRRLTPSDKLSYWYNCDSNYWSAVYKRTYGKDFKFKTGYDSEVRLGWASLWVGDEGGKAKAAPMKMKVQFMLQVPQDDIKSSVLMFRVKKRWDI
- the LOC112707009 gene encoding uncharacterized protein — encoded protein: MNAIMSLSPSTNTIITSSYLSPHCYYSYKPKPNPNFNFNAFFYFSLSHHHSRLAHWNTAAPKPFPSRRTWLYGHMKRDQEPGYEFDDVLGLYGSDDELGKQIPTQAQSVVEGSGSVMVSEFKPVPDVDYLQELLAIQQQGPRAIGFFGTRNMGFMHQELIEILSYAMVITKNHIFTSGASGTNAAVIRGALRAEKPELLTVILPQSLSKQPPESQELLSKVKNVIEKPYNDHLPLIEASRLCNMDIISHVQQVICFAFHDSRLLMETCQEAKNLRKIVTLFYLD